Proteins found in one Promicromonospora sukumoe genomic segment:
- a CDS encoding acyl-CoA thioesterase, with translation MGYRHPFPLRWNDNDQYGHMNNTVYYEAMDTAVNTWLIRHGGLDPAGDVIGLARASSCEFLAPASFPEELEVDVAVGRLGRTSITWDLAILRAGAPDRSEAYATGAFTHVFVDQVGRRPVPVPEAIRAAVERHLPLPPTA, from the coding sequence ATGGGCTATCGCCACCCCTTCCCGCTGCGCTGGAACGACAACGACCAGTACGGCCACATGAACAACACCGTCTACTACGAGGCCATGGACACCGCGGTGAACACCTGGCTCATCCGGCACGGCGGCCTGGACCCCGCGGGCGACGTGATCGGGCTGGCCCGGGCCTCCTCGTGCGAGTTCCTCGCGCCGGCGTCGTTCCCGGAGGAGCTGGAGGTCGACGTCGCCGTCGGCCGCCTGGGCCGCACCTCGATCACGTGGGACCTGGCGATCCTGCGCGCGGGCGCCCCCGACCGGTCCGAGGCGTACGCGACGGGCGCCTTCACCCACGTCTTCGTGGACCAGGTCGGGCGGCGCCCGGTCCCGGTGCCGGAGGCGATCCGCGCGGCGGTCGAGCGGCACCTCCCGCTGCCGCCCACGGCGTAG
- a CDS encoding AMP-binding protein translates to MTHAPDAAPSAPAGPTATPPDPAVDGPGYGTLSIASMLAETARRFPDRTALHFMGQATTYGDLWDRTRAYAGALAARGIGPGSRVAMIVPNVPDFPRVYYATLALGAVVVPVHLLFRTDEIEFVLRDAAADVVVVAAPLLADAAPAAARAGVPLVSVLVPAATARQLAERGTPVARLEDEADAATPIARHAGVNPLAAATILYTSGTTGTPKGAVGSHLAMVEQVHCSLIDSFDLRPDDVVYGGLPFFHSFGQMAVLNMAFRRGASIVLLPRFDPDEALELLVAHGATVFTAVPTNFAGMVEAARRTTARPPLRFAVSGGAALPVALLEAFEEAFGAQVHEGYGLTETSPSCTFNVTSEPIRPGTVGRPIWGVDVAVAVAEVEDRVELLGVPGSGSESGSASGGVSELGEIVVRGHNLMKGYLGRPDASAAAVVDGWFRTGDLGTVDADGIVTIVDRKKDMIIRNGYNVYPTEVEAVLARYPGVALAAVFGVPDAARGQEVHAAIVPSYGADIDPDAVVAYMREHVAAYKYPRVVHVSADLPLGPSGKVLKRELTALHTAPASAAAATSTQEPLPTREPTPPHEPTSAPASTQEPTPIPTPTPTPTSTPTREP, encoded by the coding sequence ATGACCCACGCACCCGACGCCGCGCCGTCCGCCCCCGCCGGCCCGACCGCTACCCCGCCCGACCCCGCCGTCGACGGGCCCGGCTACGGCACGCTGTCCATCGCGAGCATGCTCGCCGAGACGGCCCGCCGCTTCCCTGACCGCACCGCGCTGCACTTCATGGGCCAGGCCACCACCTACGGCGACCTCTGGGACCGCACCCGGGCCTACGCGGGGGCGCTCGCGGCCCGGGGGATCGGGCCGGGCTCGCGCGTGGCGATGATCGTGCCGAACGTGCCCGACTTCCCGCGCGTCTACTACGCGACGCTCGCGCTGGGCGCCGTCGTGGTCCCGGTGCACCTGCTGTTCCGCACGGACGAGATCGAGTTCGTGCTGCGCGACGCCGCGGCCGACGTCGTCGTGGTCGCCGCCCCCCTGCTGGCCGACGCCGCGCCGGCCGCCGCCCGCGCCGGGGTGCCGCTGGTGTCCGTGCTGGTGCCGGCGGCCACGGCCCGGCAGCTCGCCGAGCGGGGCACCCCCGTGGCGCGGCTGGAGGACGAGGCCGACGCCGCCACGCCGATCGCCCGGCACGCCGGCGTGAACCCGCTGGCGGCGGCCACGATTCTCTACACGAGCGGCACCACGGGCACCCCGAAGGGCGCCGTCGGGTCGCACCTGGCGATGGTCGAGCAGGTGCACTGCTCCCTGATCGACTCCTTCGACCTCCGGCCCGACGACGTCGTGTACGGCGGCCTGCCGTTCTTCCACTCGTTCGGGCAGATGGCGGTGCTGAACATGGCGTTCCGGCGCGGGGCGTCGATCGTGCTGCTGCCGAGGTTCGATCCCGACGAGGCCCTGGAGCTGCTGGTGGCGCACGGCGCGACCGTGTTCACGGCGGTGCCGACCAACTTCGCGGGCATGGTCGAGGCGGCCCGGCGGACGACGGCGCGGCCCCCGCTGCGGTTCGCCGTCTCGGGCGGCGCGGCCCTGCCGGTGGCGCTGCTGGAGGCGTTCGAGGAGGCGTTCGGCGCGCAGGTGCACGAGGGGTACGGGCTGACCGAGACGTCGCCGTCGTGCACCTTCAACGTGACGTCGGAGCCGATCCGGCCGGGGACCGTGGGGCGGCCCATCTGGGGTGTCGACGTCGCGGTGGCCGTCGCCGAGGTGGAGGACCGGGTCGAGCTGCTGGGGGTGCCGGGGTCGGGCTCGGAGTCGGGCTCGGCGTCGGGCGGGGTGAGCGAGCTGGGCGAGATCGTGGTGCGCGGGCACAACCTGATGAAGGGGTACCTGGGGCGGCCCGACGCGTCGGCCGCCGCCGTCGTCGACGGATGGTTCCGTACCGGCGACCTCGGGACCGTGGACGCGGACGGCATCGTCACGATCGTGGACCGCAAGAAGGACATGATCATCCGCAACGGCTACAACGTGTATCCCACGGAGGTCGAGGCGGTGCTGGCCCGCTACCCGGGCGTCGCGCTGGCCGCTGTGTTCGGGGTGCCTGACGCCGCCCGCGGCCAGGAGGTCCACGCCGCGATCGTGCCGTCCTACGGGGCCGACATCGACCCGGACGCCGTGGTCGCGTACATGCGGGAGCACGTCGCGGCGTACAAGTACCCGCGCGTCGTGCACGTCTCGGCCGACCTGCCGCTGGGCCCGAGCGGCAAGGTCCTCAAGCGCGAGCTCACGGCCCTCCACACGGCCCCGGCGTCGGCCGCGGCGGCAACCTCGACACAAGAGCCGCTGCCGACCCGGGAGCCGACGCCGCCGCACGAGCCGACGTCGGCCCCGGCGTCGACACAAGAGCCGACGCCGATCCCGACCCCGACCCCGACCCCGACGTCGACCCCGACGCGGGAGCCGTGA
- a CDS encoding acyl-CoA dehydrogenase family protein, whose translation MDFAPDTTTRDITDRVRDFLADEVLPAEPVLAAQVAATPGDWSFRPVVRDLQAAARGRGLWNLFLPPGGPDGPGGLAAERGGGLTNLQYAPVAELTGYSPKLAPVAMNCAAPDTGNMELLAHFATPQQRERWLDPLLEGEQRSAFCMTEPAVASSDATNIATRIVRDGDEYVVTGRKWFATGAMNPDCGLLVVMGKTDPGAARHRQQSMVLVPRDTPGVTVVRGLTVLGYDDRDHGGHAEIVFDDVRVPASALLGGEGEGFAMAQARLGPGRIHHCMRALGTAERALDLVRERAADRVAFGAPLADQGVVREWVATSRIEIESLRLLVLKTAWLMDTVGNKAAMTEIQAIKIAVPRAVGQILDRAVQVFGAAGVSGDHPLAELLAGVRTLRLADGPDEVHLASLGRAELRRRAPYLARVAPELSTVEGDPT comes from the coding sequence ATGGACTTCGCACCCGATACGACCACGCGGGACATCACCGACCGGGTCCGGGACTTCCTGGCGGACGAGGTGCTGCCCGCCGAGCCCGTGCTCGCCGCGCAGGTGGCGGCCACGCCCGGGGACTGGTCCTTCCGGCCCGTCGTGCGCGACCTCCAGGCCGCCGCGCGGGGGCGGGGGCTGTGGAACCTGTTCCTGCCGCCGGGCGGCCCGGACGGACCGGGCGGACTTGCCGCGGAACGCGGCGGCGGCCTGACCAACCTGCAGTACGCGCCCGTGGCCGAGCTGACCGGGTACAGCCCAAAGCTGGCGCCGGTCGCGATGAACTGCGCCGCGCCCGACACCGGCAACATGGAGCTGCTGGCCCACTTCGCCACGCCGCAGCAGCGCGAGCGCTGGCTCGACCCGCTGCTGGAGGGCGAACAGCGGTCGGCGTTCTGCATGACCGAGCCCGCCGTCGCGTCGTCGGACGCCACGAACATCGCGACCCGCATCGTGCGCGACGGCGACGAGTACGTGGTCACGGGCCGCAAGTGGTTCGCCACGGGCGCGATGAACCCGGACTGCGGGCTGCTGGTCGTGATGGGCAAGACCGACCCGGGGGCGGCCCGGCACCGGCAGCAGTCCATGGTGCTCGTGCCGCGCGACACTCCCGGCGTCACCGTCGTGCGCGGGCTGACCGTGCTGGGCTACGACGACCGCGACCACGGCGGCCACGCCGAGATCGTGTTCGACGACGTCCGCGTGCCCGCCTCCGCGCTGCTCGGCGGCGAAGGCGAGGGGTTCGCCATGGCCCAGGCGCGGCTCGGGCCCGGCCGCATCCACCACTGCATGCGCGCGCTCGGCACCGCGGAGCGCGCCCTGGACCTGGTGCGCGAGCGCGCGGCCGACCGGGTCGCGTTCGGCGCCCCGCTGGCCGACCAGGGCGTCGTGCGCGAGTGGGTCGCCACGTCGCGCATCGAGATCGAGTCGCTGCGCCTGCTCGTGCTCAAGACCGCCTGGCTCATGGACACCGTCGGCAACAAAGCCGCCATGACCGAGATCCAGGCCATCAAGATCGCGGTACCCCGCGCCGTCGGGCAGATCCTGGACCGCGCCGTCCAGGTGTTCGGCGCCGCCGGGGTCTCCGGCGACCACCCCCTGGCCGAGCTGCTCGCCGGCGTGCGCACGCTGCGCCTGGCCGACGGGCCCGACGAGGTGCACCTGGCTTCCCTCGGCCGCGCCGAGCTCCGCCGGCGCGCGCCCTACCTGGCGCGCGTCGCCCCCGAACTGTCGACCGTCGAAGGAGACCCGACATGA
- a CDS encoding branched-chain amino acid ABC transporter permease, producing the protein MRTHGARLLLRAGLLTLLALGATFLLDPYRNYQLATATGVFVAVAGLTLLVGLTGQLSLGHAVLMAAGGYGYALTATRVESAIEGTPVADGAGGWLLPLLAGVAGALATAGLLGLLLGLAAARLRGPYLAGLTLALVIALPSVASTVPGLAGEQGVRAPFVPVPDALAALIATEQWHAWLAIIVAACAVTPLVALRAGRAGLRMRAVHDDETAARLAGVDPGRVKAGAFVLSSLAAGLGGVVLAIVTQQVSPGAYGLGFSLLLVVAAVVGGLGSLGGAALGAVLVTLLPWVVDQATTALPADLGHRLAGNLEIALFGVVVIVVTVLRPGGLADLFPGRKHAPEQVPST; encoded by the coding sequence ATGAGGACTCACGGAGCGAGACTCCTGCTGCGCGCCGGCCTGCTCACGCTGCTGGCCCTGGGCGCCACCTTCCTGCTCGACCCGTACCGCAACTACCAGCTCGCGACCGCGACCGGGGTCTTCGTCGCCGTCGCGGGGCTCACCCTGCTGGTCGGGCTCACGGGCCAGCTCTCCCTGGGGCACGCCGTGCTCATGGCCGCGGGCGGGTACGGGTACGCCCTGACCGCGACCCGGGTCGAGTCCGCGATCGAGGGCACCCCGGTGGCCGACGGCGCCGGCGGCTGGCTCCTGCCCCTGCTCGCCGGGGTGGCCGGCGCGCTCGCCACCGCCGGGCTGCTCGGCCTGCTCCTCGGGCTGGCCGCGGCCCGGCTGCGTGGCCCCTACCTCGCGGGCCTGACGCTCGCCCTGGTCATCGCGCTGCCCTCGGTCGCGAGCACCGTGCCCGGGCTCGCGGGCGAGCAGGGCGTACGCGCCCCGTTCGTCCCCGTGCCCGACGCGCTCGCCGCGCTCATCGCCACCGAGCAGTGGCACGCGTGGCTCGCGATCATCGTCGCGGCCTGCGCCGTCACGCCGCTGGTCGCCCTGCGCGCCGGGCGCGCGGGCCTGCGCATGCGCGCGGTGCACGACGACGAGACCGCCGCGCGCCTGGCCGGCGTCGACCCCGGGCGGGTCAAGGCCGGGGCGTTCGTGCTCAGCTCCCTGGCCGCGGGCCTGGGCGGCGTCGTCCTCGCGATCGTCACGCAGCAGGTCAGCCCCGGCGCGTACGGCCTCGGGTTCTCCCTCCTGCTCGTGGTCGCCGCCGTGGTCGGCGGGCTCGGCTCGCTCGGCGGCGCCGCGCTCGGCGCGGTGCTCGTGACGCTGCTGCCGTGGGTCGTCGACCAGGCCACGACGGCGCTGCCCGCCGACCTCGGCCACCGGCTGGCGGGCAACCTCGAGATCGCCCTGTTCGGCGTCGTCGTGATCGTCGTGACCGTGCTCCGGCCGGGCGGGCTCGCCGACCTCTTCCCCGGCCGCAAGCACGCTCCAGAGCAAGTTCCCAGCACGTAG
- a CDS encoding ABC transporter ATP-binding protein, giving the protein MSTLTVERLTVGYGDGAPVLDGLDLEVPDGGVVALLGANGAGKTTLLRALTGLTPVRSGRVLLDGADLTGLPTEDRVRRGLALVPEGRGVVAELTVAENLRLGALWRYAGRGGRPGRDAAVGQMYELFEPLARRRDAAGHTLSGGERQMLALARALVARPSVLLLDEPSLGLAPLVVAQLLGVLRDQAEATGLTVLLAEQNVTGALSVADRGVVLSLGEVVADRPAAALAADPALRHAYLGF; this is encoded by the coding sequence ATGAGCACCCTCACGGTCGAGCGGCTCACCGTCGGCTACGGCGACGGCGCCCCCGTGCTCGACGGCCTGGACCTGGAGGTGCCCGACGGCGGCGTCGTCGCCCTGCTCGGCGCCAACGGGGCCGGCAAGACCACGCTGCTGCGTGCCCTGACCGGCCTGACCCCCGTCCGGAGCGGGCGCGTGCTGCTCGACGGCGCCGACCTGACCGGCCTGCCCACCGAGGACCGCGTCCGCCGCGGGCTCGCGCTCGTGCCCGAGGGGCGCGGCGTCGTGGCGGAGCTGACCGTCGCCGAGAACCTGCGGCTCGGCGCGCTGTGGAGGTACGCGGGACGGGGCGGCCGCCCCGGGCGGGACGCCGCCGTCGGGCAGATGTACGAGCTGTTCGAGCCCCTGGCCCGGCGCCGTGACGCCGCGGGCCACACCCTGTCCGGCGGCGAGCGGCAGATGCTCGCCCTCGCCCGGGCGCTCGTGGCCCGGCCCTCCGTGCTGCTGCTCGACGAACCCTCCCTCGGGCTGGCGCCCCTGGTCGTCGCCCAGCTCCTCGGCGTGCTGCGCGACCAGGCCGAGGCCACCGGCCTCACCGTGCTCCTGGCCGAGCAGAACGTCACCGGCGCGCTGTCGGTCGCCGACCGCGGCGTCGTCCTGTCCCTGGGGGAGGTCGTCGCCGACCGGCCCGCCGCCGCGCTCGCCGCCGACCCCGCCCTCCGCCACGCCTACCTGGGCTTCTGA
- a CDS encoding phosphotransferase family protein, translating into MTHEPPGLDVAGLAAWLEREHPELTAPGPDPASAPGLTATLIPGGRSNLTYRVDGAARPLVLRRPPLGHVLTTAHDMRREHRVITALAGTVPVPGTVAVVDDTEAGEVTGTVFFVMEHVDGAVLSRPEHNAAWTPAGLRALSVELAEVLANLHATDPAAVGLADFGRPAGYLARQLKTWRRQYDASRSRPQPLLDTLQERLGDAVPDDGARTGIVHGDYRLDNVLVAGLPEAPHVAAVLDWEMATLGDPLVDLGMLGMYWDIHDLTREAGVVGVAGAIVPGAGYPDFAEVADAYAARAGIAVPDLAWYRAFACYKLAVILEGIHYRYTGGQTVGAGFDTIGALVEPLAREGLARLGGAAPGGATPASGTTTGGA; encoded by the coding sequence ATGACGCACGAACCACCCGGCCTCGACGTCGCCGGCCTGGCCGCCTGGCTGGAACGGGAGCACCCGGAGCTCACGGCTCCGGGACCGGACCCGGCGTCGGCCCCGGGGCTGACGGCGACCCTCATCCCCGGCGGGCGCAGCAACCTCACCTACCGGGTGGACGGCGCCGCCCGCCCGCTGGTGCTGCGGCGTCCGCCGCTGGGACACGTGCTCACCACCGCGCACGACATGCGGCGCGAGCACCGCGTCATCACGGCGCTCGCGGGGACCGTCCCGGTGCCGGGCACGGTGGCGGTCGTGGACGACACCGAGGCCGGGGAGGTCACGGGCACGGTGTTCTTCGTCATGGAGCACGTCGACGGCGCCGTCCTGTCCCGGCCCGAGCACAACGCGGCCTGGACCCCCGCGGGCCTGCGCGCCCTGTCGGTGGAGCTGGCCGAGGTGCTCGCCAACCTGCACGCCACCGACCCCGCCGCCGTCGGGCTGGCCGACTTCGGCCGGCCCGCCGGGTACCTCGCGCGGCAGCTGAAGACCTGGCGGCGGCAGTACGACGCCTCCCGGTCGCGGCCCCAGCCGCTCCTGGACACCCTCCAGGAGCGGCTCGGGGACGCGGTGCCCGACGACGGCGCCCGCACCGGCATCGTGCACGGCGACTACCGGCTCGACAACGTGCTGGTCGCCGGGCTGCCGGAGGCACCGCACGTCGCGGCGGTGCTGGACTGGGAGATGGCCACGCTCGGCGACCCGCTCGTGGACCTCGGCATGCTCGGCATGTACTGGGACATCCACGACCTGACGCGGGAAGCCGGCGTCGTCGGCGTCGCAGGGGCGATCGTGCCCGGCGCGGGCTACCCGGACTTCGCCGAGGTGGCCGACGCCTACGCCGCCCGCGCCGGCATCGCCGTGCCGGACCTCGCCTGGTACCGGGCGTTCGCCTGCTACAAGCTCGCCGTCATCCTCGAGGGCATCCACTACCGGTACACCGGCGGCCAGACCGTCGGCGCCGGGTTCGACACGATCGGCGCGCTCGTCGAGCCGCTGGCCCGCGAGGGGCTGGCGCGGCTCGGCGGCGCTGCGCCGGGCGGCGCCACTCCGGCGTCGGGCACCACGACAGGAGGAGCCTGA
- a CDS encoding ABC transporter ATP-binding protein, with translation MTTTSKAADSPPRLEVSGLTVTFGGLTALDDVSFTVADGETVALIGPNGAGKTTVFNAVCGLVRARRGRVRVDGAPAPSAPTGLLGAGVSRTLQGLGLFDRLTVLENVLVPLTSTGGRARRVAGRRDPDDVGAARETLDGLGLADLAAVPAGTLPYPDRKRVALARALVTRPRLLLLDEPAGGLGAADIDRLAGTVRDVAGDGCSVLLVEHHVDFVTDVADRVVVLDFGHVIASGTPEQVRRDPAVEEAYLGVPAPPLVEPVETGSAGVSTSSTSDSPRVEPVETGSPRVEPVETKGTSGETA, from the coding sequence ATGACGACGACGAGCAAGGCAGCAGACAGCCCGCCCCGGCTGGAGGTCTCGGGGCTGACCGTGACGTTTGGCGGCCTCACCGCCCTGGACGACGTGTCCTTCACCGTGGCCGACGGCGAGACCGTCGCGCTGATCGGCCCCAACGGCGCCGGCAAGACCACGGTCTTCAACGCCGTGTGCGGCCTGGTGCGCGCCCGGCGGGGCCGGGTCCGGGTGGACGGGGCGCCCGCGCCGTCGGCCCCGACCGGACTGCTGGGGGCCGGGGTGTCCCGGACGCTGCAGGGCCTGGGGCTGTTCGACCGCCTCACCGTGCTGGAGAACGTGCTCGTGCCGCTGACCAGCACGGGCGGACGCGCCCGGAGGGTCGCAGGCCGTCGCGACCCGGACGACGTCGGCGCGGCCCGCGAGACGCTGGACGGGCTCGGGCTCGCCGACCTCGCGGCGGTCCCCGCCGGGACGCTGCCCTACCCGGACCGCAAGCGCGTGGCGCTCGCCCGCGCCCTGGTGACGCGGCCCCGGCTGCTGCTCCTGGACGAGCCCGCCGGCGGGCTCGGCGCCGCCGACATCGACCGGCTCGCCGGGACCGTGCGCGACGTGGCCGGCGACGGCTGCTCCGTGCTGCTGGTCGAGCATCACGTCGACTTCGTGACGGACGTGGCCGACCGCGTGGTGGTGCTCGACTTCGGGCACGTCATCGCGAGCGGCACCCCGGAGCAGGTGCGCCGCGACCCGGCCGTCGAGGAGGCCTACCTCGGGGTGCCGGCGCCACCGTTGGTCGAGCCTGTCGAGACCGGTAGCGCGGGGGTCTCGACAAGCTCGACCAGCGACAGCCCGCGGGTCGAGCCTGTCGAGACCGGTAGCCCGCGGGTCGAGCCTGTCGAGACCAAGGGCACCTCCGGGGAGACCGCATGA
- a CDS encoding branched-chain amino acid ABC transporter permease, giving the protein MERLVFLLSTGLARGAVLALFALSLVIVYRATRTVNFAQAAMAVAPVYVAFAVTSATGSYWLGLAAALAAGALLGAVVERWLIRRVPRDNPLAGIIVAIGLVMVIQAGLAIAFGPDHRPVHAPFSQRPLAVGGVNLLSPYDLFVLVVAAVVMGGLALLFNRTSLGLRLRAAAFAPETSRLLGVRVPRMVTLGWTLSVATAALAALLLVPTGLGLDPHAADVLFVNAFAAAVIGGLDSPAGALAAGLTVGVLASLVTGYASAAAAPLAVLALLTVVLLVRPHGLFAAREARTA; this is encoded by the coding sequence ATGGAAAGACTCGTGTTCCTGCTGTCGACGGGGCTGGCGCGCGGCGCCGTCCTCGCCCTGTTCGCGCTGTCGCTCGTCATCGTCTACCGCGCCACCCGGACCGTGAACTTCGCGCAGGCCGCGATGGCGGTCGCGCCCGTGTACGTGGCGTTCGCGGTCACGTCCGCCACCGGCTCGTACTGGCTGGGGCTGGCCGCCGCGCTCGCCGCCGGGGCGCTGCTCGGCGCCGTCGTCGAACGGTGGCTGATCCGCCGGGTGCCCCGGGACAACCCGCTGGCCGGGATCATCGTGGCGATCGGCCTGGTCATGGTGATCCAGGCCGGGCTCGCCATCGCGTTCGGACCCGACCACCGGCCCGTGCACGCCCCGTTCTCGCAGCGGCCCCTCGCGGTCGGCGGCGTGAACCTGCTCAGCCCCTACGACCTGTTCGTGCTCGTGGTCGCCGCCGTCGTCATGGGCGGCCTCGCCCTCCTGTTCAACCGGACCTCGCTGGGCCTGCGGCTGCGCGCCGCCGCCTTCGCCCCCGAGACGTCGCGGCTCCTGGGCGTCCGCGTGCCGCGCATGGTCACCCTCGGCTGGACCCTGTCGGTCGCCACCGCGGCGCTCGCGGCCCTGCTGCTCGTGCCCACCGGGCTCGGCCTGGACCCCCACGCCGCCGACGTGCTGTTCGTGAACGCGTTCGCCGCCGCCGTCATCGGCGGGCTCGACTCGCCCGCCGGGGCGCTGGCCGCCGGGCTGACGGTCGGCGTGCTGGCGAGCCTCGTGACCGGGTACGCCTCGGCCGCCGCCGCACCCCTGGCGGTGCTCGCGCTGCTCACGGTCGTGCTGCTCGTGCGGCCCCACGGCCTCTTCGCCGCCAGGGAGGCCCGGACCGCATGA
- a CDS encoding ABC transporter substrate-binding protein has product MRTALLSRPRSVGTAAVLGLTAATALSACSTPAAAEVPGVTDDTVVIGTHQPLTGPAAAGFASISAATAAYFEYVNANGGIHGRSIEYVVKDDGYNPATTQTVVRELVQEDEVFAVVNGLGTPTHSSVLDYLDQNGVPDLFVASGSLTWDQPDEYPGTFGFNADYVTEGAALAQYALDTEPDAVVCVLGQDDDFGEGILAGVELAVGAGKVASSQTYSTADQDVTAQIGAMKEAGCTHNVLGTINGFTALAVGTAAQMDWFPRWHVSSSGADHPTLVEYLGADVAPVLEGLVSVNYLPNSPSSEWYELFSTINDEYNDGAPYTGNTTYGMSVGYQFAEALAAAGPDPTRESILAAVESGDLVGNGVAPLTYSAEDHFAHRTVRVAVVTDGVQDFTDDAYTVSEAGAVAVEPAQVPLENEGIPVTD; this is encoded by the coding sequence ATGCGCACTGCACTCCTGTCCCGCCCCCGCTCCGTGGGCACGGCCGCCGTCCTCGGGCTGACCGCCGCGACGGCGCTGTCGGCCTGCTCGACCCCCGCCGCCGCGGAGGTGCCCGGCGTCACCGACGACACGGTGGTCATCGGCACGCACCAGCCGCTGACGGGCCCGGCCGCGGCCGGCTTCGCGTCCATCTCGGCGGCCACCGCCGCGTACTTCGAGTACGTCAACGCGAACGGCGGCATCCACGGCCGCTCGATCGAGTACGTCGTCAAGGACGACGGCTACAACCCCGCCACCACCCAGACGGTGGTGCGCGAGCTGGTCCAGGAGGACGAGGTCTTCGCCGTCGTCAACGGTCTGGGCACGCCCACGCACTCCAGCGTGCTCGACTACCTGGACCAGAACGGCGTGCCCGACCTGTTCGTGGCCTCCGGCTCCCTGACGTGGGACCAGCCCGACGAGTACCCGGGCACGTTCGGCTTCAACGCCGACTACGTGACCGAGGGCGCGGCCCTGGCGCAGTACGCGCTGGACACCGAGCCGGACGCCGTCGTCTGCGTGCTGGGCCAGGACGACGACTTCGGCGAGGGCATCCTCGCGGGCGTCGAGCTCGCCGTCGGCGCAGGGAAGGTGGCGAGCAGCCAGACCTACTCCACCGCCGACCAGGACGTGACCGCGCAGATCGGCGCCATGAAGGAGGCCGGCTGCACGCACAACGTGCTCGGCACCATCAACGGGTTCACCGCCCTGGCCGTGGGCACCGCCGCGCAGATGGACTGGTTCCCGCGGTGGCACGTGTCCTCCTCGGGCGCCGACCACCCGACCCTCGTCGAGTACCTCGGCGCCGACGTCGCGCCCGTGCTGGAGGGCCTCGTCTCCGTGAACTACCTGCCCAACAGCCCGTCGTCCGAGTGGTACGAGCTGTTCTCGACCATCAACGACGAGTACAACGACGGCGCGCCCTACACCGGCAACACCACCTACGGCATGAGCGTGGGCTACCAGTTCGCCGAGGCGCTGGCCGCCGCCGGGCCCGACCCCACCCGGGAGTCGATCCTGGCGGCGGTCGAGTCCGGCGACCTGGTGGGCAACGGCGTCGCGCCGCTGACCTACTCGGCGGAGGATCATTTCGCGCACCGCACCGTCCGGGTCGCCGTGGTCACGGACGGCGTGCAGGACTTCACCGACGACGCCTACACGGTGTCCGAGGCCGGTGCCGTCGCCGTCGAGCCCGCGCAGGTGCCGCTCGAGAACGAGGGCATCCCGGTCACGGACTGA